Part of the Archangium lipolyticum genome, GTGTCGAGCATCGGTCCTTCGTCCTCGGGCCTCGCAGGGGAACCCGGCTTCAGCGCTGGAACAGGGAGATGCCGGCCCCCACGTTGTCGAGGAGCACGCTGAACCGGCCGAGCCCCGGCATGGCGAGCTCCTCGACCAGAACCCGGCCGCCGAGCTGGACGGCCTTCGTGCGCGCCTCGGCCAGATCCGCCACGACCACGTGATTCAGCCAGTTGGGCGGCATCCCCTCGGGTGCCTTCATGAGCCCACCGGCAACACGCTCGCCCCGGTAGAAGACCGGCATGTTCGGGTTGCCCATGAACGGTCGCAGCTTCCAGCCGAACACCTTCTCGTAGAACGCCGCCGCGCCAGCCACGTCGGTGGTGTACAGCTCGGTCCACCCCATCATCCCCGGGCCCGGCAGCTCCACCTCGGGCGGGTCTCCCTGGCTTGCCTTGTACGCCATGACCGCCGCGCCCTGCGGATCCACCAGCACCGCGAAACGCCCCACCGGCGGCATGTCGACGGGCCCCAGCAGCACCTTGCCCCCCGCGCTCCTCGCGGCGGCCGCGGCGGCATCCACATCGAGCACCGAGACGTAGGCCATCCAGAAGGGAGGGACCCCCTGCATCTGGACGTCCGCGAGCGGCGCCATGCCGCCCATTCCCCGCCCCCCCACGTGGATCATCGTGTACTGGATCGAACCGGCCTGTACCGGCGCGATCTTCCAGCCCACCACCGCTTCGTAGAAGGCCTTGGACTTCGCGATATCGGGCGTGTGCAACTCCCACCACACGAAACGGCCTGGGCACCAGCTGGCTTGTGTCATGGCTCGTCAGGATAGCAACGCTCGGCCGGGTTCCGGGGCTATTCGAGCTTCCAGTCGTCCAGGTACACGTCCATGTAATCGGTGCACAGGCCCGTCGTGCCCCAGG contains:
- a CDS encoding VOC family protein; translation: MTQASWCPGRFVWWELHTPDIAKSKAFYEAVVGWKIAPVQAGSIQYTMIHVGGRGMGGMAPLADVQMQGVPPFWMAYVSVLDVDAAAAAARSAGGKVLLGPVDMPPVGRFAVLVDPQGAAVMAYKASQGDPPEVELPGPGMMGWTELYTTDVAGAAAFYEKVFGWKLRPFMGNPNMPVFYRGERVAGGLMKAPEGMPPNWLNHVVVADLAEARTKAVQLGGRVLVEELAMPGLGRFSVLLDNVGAGISLFQR